A stretch of the Bacillus licheniformis DSM 13 = ATCC 14580 genome encodes the following:
- a CDS encoding phage holin family protein, with protein sequence MMRWIINVLVNALLLIVIAGYFDAVHVRSIGAAITASLILSILNMFVKPVLVILTLPVTVITLGLFLFIINAITLYMTASIMGDSFDLDGFGTAIFASIVLSVFHLLIQKAIIEPMSRK encoded by the coding sequence ATGATGAGATGGATTATAAACGTTCTTGTCAATGCCTTATTATTAATTGTCATTGCCGGTTACTTTGATGCGGTTCACGTCAGAAGCATCGGAGCAGCCATTACGGCAAGCTTGATTTTATCCATCTTAAATATGTTTGTGAAGCCCGTGCTGGTGATTTTGACGCTGCCCGTCACAGTAATTACGCTAGGTTTATTTTTGTTTATCATCAATGCGATCACTCTTTATATGACCGCGTCCATTATGGGGGACAGTTTTGACCTGGACGGCTTTGGGACAGCCATTTTTGCGTCGATCGTCCTGTCGGTTTTTCACTTGCTCATTCAAAAAGCAATTATCGAACCGATGTCCAGAAAATAA
- the uvrB gene encoding excinuclease ABC subunit UvrB, with the protein MKDRFELVSNYQPQGDQPKAIDQLVKGINEGRKHQTLLGATGTGKTFTMSNVIKEVNKPTLVIAHNKTLAGQLYSEFKEFFPNNAVEYFVSYYDYYQPEAYVPQTDTFIEKDASINDEIDKLRHSATSALFERKDVIIVASVSCIYGLGSPEEYREMVLSLRTEMEIERNELLRKLVDIQYARNDIDFQRGTFRVRGDVVEIFPASRDEHCVRVEFFGDEIERIREVDALTGEILGEREHVAIFPASHFVTREEKMKKAIINIEEELEERLKALREEGKLLEAQRLEQRTRYDLEMMREMGFCSGIENYSRHLTLRPAGSTPYTLLDYFPDDFLMVIDESHVTIPQIRGMYNGDQARKQVLVDHGFRLPSALDNRPLRFEEFEKHIHNIVYVSATPGPYELEHTPEMVEQIIRPTGLLDPIIEVRPIEGQIDDLIGEIQQRIERNERVLVTTLTKKMSEDLTDYLKEIGIKVTYLHSEIKTLERIEIIRDLRLGKHDVLVGINLLREGLDIPEVSLVAILDADKEGFLRSERSLIQTIGRAARNAEGRVIMYADKITNSMEIAINETKRRREQQEAYNEKHGITPKTINKKIRDVIRATHAAEDQEEYQVKEEPKLSKMTKKEREKVIAQMESDMKEAAKALDFERAAELRDLLLELKSEG; encoded by the coding sequence GTGAAAGACCGCTTTGAATTAGTCTCGAATTATCAGCCCCAGGGGGATCAGCCGAAAGCGATTGATCAGCTTGTCAAAGGAATCAATGAAGGCAGAAAGCATCAGACGCTTTTGGGGGCAACCGGTACTGGAAAGACGTTTACGATGTCGAACGTGATTAAAGAGGTCAACAAACCGACTCTCGTCATCGCCCACAACAAAACGTTAGCCGGGCAGCTTTACAGCGAGTTTAAAGAATTTTTCCCCAACAACGCAGTCGAATATTTTGTCAGCTATTATGACTATTACCAGCCTGAGGCCTACGTGCCCCAGACTGATACATTTATCGAAAAAGATGCCAGCATTAACGATGAGATTGATAAATTAAGGCACTCTGCCACGTCTGCTCTTTTTGAACGCAAAGATGTCATCATTGTGGCGAGTGTCTCTTGTATTTACGGCTTGGGTTCTCCTGAGGAATACAGGGAAATGGTGCTCTCGCTCAGAACGGAAATGGAAATCGAGCGGAATGAGCTGCTCAGAAAGCTCGTTGACATCCAATATGCGCGGAATGACATCGATTTTCAGCGCGGAACATTCAGGGTGCGCGGCGATGTCGTCGAGATCTTTCCGGCTTCAAGGGATGAGCACTGCGTCCGAGTTGAATTTTTCGGGGACGAAATCGAACGGATCAGGGAAGTGGATGCCCTGACTGGCGAAATTTTAGGGGAGAGGGAACACGTCGCGATCTTCCCGGCTTCCCACTTCGTCACCCGGGAAGAAAAGATGAAGAAAGCGATCATAAACATTGAAGAGGAGCTGGAAGAGCGCCTCAAAGCGCTTCGTGAAGAAGGCAAGCTCCTTGAAGCGCAGCGTCTGGAACAGCGGACGAGATACGATTTGGAAATGATGCGCGAAATGGGCTTTTGCTCGGGCATCGAAAACTATTCAAGACATTTGACGCTTCGTCCGGCAGGTTCGACTCCATATACGCTGCTCGATTACTTTCCGGATGATTTCCTGATGGTCATAGATGAGTCGCATGTCACCATACCGCAGATCAGAGGAATGTACAACGGAGACCAGGCGAGAAAACAGGTTCTCGTCGATCATGGATTCAGGCTGCCTTCCGCTTTGGATAACCGTCCGCTCAGGTTTGAAGAGTTTGAAAAGCACATTCACAACATCGTGTATGTGTCGGCTACGCCGGGGCCTTATGAACTTGAGCATACGCCTGAAATGGTAGAGCAGATCATCCGGCCGACAGGGCTGCTCGATCCGATTATTGAGGTAAGGCCGATTGAAGGGCAGATCGATGATCTGATCGGTGAAATCCAGCAGAGAATCGAGCGGAATGAACGCGTCCTCGTCACGACGCTGACGAAAAAAATGTCCGAGGATTTGACGGATTATCTGAAGGAAATCGGTATCAAGGTCACGTACCTGCATTCAGAGATTAAAACGCTGGAGCGGATCGAGATCATACGCGACCTTCGCCTCGGCAAGCATGACGTTCTCGTCGGCATCAACCTGCTGAGGGAAGGACTCGATATTCCTGAGGTTTCACTCGTCGCCATTCTTGACGCAGACAAAGAAGGCTTTTTGCGGTCCGAACGCTCGCTCATCCAAACGATCGGCCGCGCCGCCAGAAATGCCGAAGGCCGCGTAATCATGTATGCCGACAAAATCACCAACTCGATGGAAATCGCAATCAATGAAACGAAGCGCCGCCGCGAACAGCAGGAGGCTTATAATGAGAAACACGGCATTACGCCGAAAACGATCAACAAAAAGATCAGGGACGTCATCCGGGCAACTCATGCTGCTGAAGACCAGGAAGAATATCAAGTGAAAGAGGAGCCGAAGCTTTCGAAGATGACGAAGAAAGAGCGGGAAAAAGTGATCGCTCAAATGGAAAGCGACATGAAGGAAGCGGCAAAAGCGCTTGACTTTGAACGCGCCGCCGAGCTTCGCGACTTGCTCCTAGAGTTAAAATCGGAAGGATGA
- a CDS encoding DUF4870 domain-containing protein, whose translation MTRNNALISSICYFSVFFAPLILPIAAYFITDDQETKKHAMRSLISHIIPFISVVILAAGAISGTLIFGDGGYLAVIFMIGGFVFFGIISLIIVVWNVVQGIKMLTQA comes from the coding sequence ATGACGAGAAACAACGCGCTGATTTCTTCAATTTGTTATTTTAGTGTTTTTTTTGCCCCGCTTATTTTGCCAATCGCAGCGTATTTTATAACAGATGATCAAGAAACGAAAAAGCATGCGATGCGTTCGCTTATTTCGCATATTATTCCGTTTATAAGCGTAGTCATATTGGCAGCAGGCGCGATAAGCGGTACGCTTATCTTTGGTGACGGCGGTTATTTGGCGGTCATTTTCATGATCGGAGGTTTCGTTTTTTTCGGGATCATCAGTTTGATTATTGTGGTCTGGAACGTAGTTCAAGGGATTAAAATGCTGACTCAGGCCTAA
- a CDS encoding PDZ domain-containing protein — protein sequence MSVEESLIELLKGAGLFFLHPLFYFMMIMSLAYGYARIKRERKTFHTRIEDIYDEFKFTYSKGLLAGLVLSIVSFGLGLYLPMGMLVLIAAVSVAAALTFRQSLLSAAYTLGVSIVVGLCIEYTGFGALDAFLPQLSLANWSAAAVLLGLLLVAEGVLVYKTAHIKTSPAIVMSTRGLPIGQQIAGRTWLLPLFILIPGHAIESSVPWWPVLSFNGGFELLWIPYFIGFGQRVQGSLPIESIKITAKRISVLGIIILLIAAGSIWWTPLAALAAGAAIAGRAFLSWKQRMNDNSAPFHFSKRDQGLMVLGIIPNTPAADLGLKIGEIITKVNGIEVKNAADFYEALQKNRAFFKLEVVGLNNEIRFEQRASYEGEHHELGIIFVKEEDAVMKHAEAAASAETE from the coding sequence TTGTCAGTTGAAGAAAGCTTAATTGAACTTTTAAAAGGAGCAGGATTGTTCTTTTTGCACCCGCTCTTCTATTTTATGATGATTATGAGTCTTGCTTACGGCTATGCCCGGATCAAACGTGAAAGAAAGACGTTCCATACGCGTATTGAAGATATTTATGACGAGTTCAAATTTACATATTCCAAGGGACTTCTGGCAGGACTTGTACTGTCCATTGTTTCGTTCGGCTTGGGGCTGTATCTCCCGATGGGCATGCTGGTTTTAATAGCGGCGGTCAGCGTTGCCGCAGCTTTAACTTTCAGACAGAGTCTGCTGTCAGCGGCATATACGCTTGGCGTGAGCATCGTCGTTGGTTTATGTATTGAATACACCGGTTTCGGAGCGCTTGACGCGTTTCTGCCGCAGCTGTCCCTCGCGAATTGGTCGGCTGCTGCCGTCTTGCTCGGACTTCTGTTGGTGGCGGAAGGAGTGCTTGTCTATAAAACGGCACATATCAAAACGTCCCCTGCGATTGTCATGAGCACAAGGGGTCTCCCGATCGGACAGCAGATTGCGGGCAGAACCTGGCTTCTGCCGTTGTTTATTCTTATTCCGGGACATGCGATCGAATCATCTGTTCCGTGGTGGCCTGTTTTGTCATTTAACGGCGGCTTTGAGCTCTTGTGGATTCCGTATTTCATCGGCTTCGGCCAAAGGGTTCAAGGATCGCTTCCGATTGAAAGCATTAAAATTACAGCGAAGCGCATCAGCGTGCTTGGCATCATCATTCTGCTGATCGCGGCCGGAAGCATATGGTGGACTCCGCTTGCCGCCCTTGCCGCCGGAGCAGCGATCGCAGGAAGGGCCTTTTTATCCTGGAAGCAGCGGATGAACGACAATTCCGCCCCTTTCCATTTTTCAAAGAGAGACCAGGGCTTGATGGTGCTCGGGATTATTCCGAACACGCCGGCAGCCGATCTCGGTCTCAAGATCGGCGAAATCATCACGAAGGTCAACGGGATTGAAGTGAAAAATGCGGCGGACTTCTACGAAGCGCTCCAAAAGAACAGGGCTTTCTTCAAGCTTGAAGTCGTCGGTTTAAACAATGAGATTCGTTTTGAACAAAGAGCTTCTTATGAAGGGGAGCATCATGAGCTCGGCATCATCTTTGTAAAAGAAGAGGATGCGGTGATGAAGCATGCCGAGGCAGCAGCCTCAGCAGAAACAGAATAA
- a CDS encoding DUF4097 family beta strand repeat-containing protein, translating to MKHEKERILKLVEEGKLSAKEALILIEKLEEDYKETESKVTALSEDVIDSEDFYSEKKKEPKPSIGSKLFEWIDTAVKKVKEADLDLNFGHSYDVQHIFQFKDTDFSTLDIQLANGSVNLVPWSDSDIRVECQAKVYRAENQDEARQAFLQHIDCGVEGDKFMIRTEKKTMKTNLTVYIPDKEYGKIRFKLFNGPVRGEHLNVKELSAKTTNGVLSFSALTAGKASLETANGQIKLADHTCGEIEAETINGLIDLKGSCEALDLQSFNGNIAATVKNPHCRTAYVKTTTGSVELNVPRDCAVTAELKSNLGSLSHDLSDAEILKEKNETIQKEMYLKANQNHDHSMTVFLESKTGSIHLNHTQE from the coding sequence ATGAAGCATGAGAAAGAACGAATTTTAAAATTGGTCGAGGAAGGAAAGCTGTCTGCAAAAGAGGCGCTGATCCTGATCGAAAAACTTGAAGAAGACTACAAGGAAACCGAGAGCAAGGTGACAGCCCTGTCTGAGGATGTCATTGATTCGGAGGACTTCTACAGCGAAAAGAAAAAAGAACCGAAGCCTTCGATCGGTTCAAAACTGTTCGAATGGATTGATACCGCTGTAAAAAAAGTAAAAGAAGCAGACTTGGATTTGAATTTCGGGCACTCGTACGATGTCCAGCATATATTCCAGTTTAAAGACACTGATTTTTCGACTCTGGATATTCAGCTTGCCAACGGCAGCGTCAACCTTGTACCATGGAGCGATTCCGACATCAGAGTCGAATGCCAGGCAAAAGTGTACCGGGCTGAAAATCAGGATGAAGCAAGGCAGGCTTTTCTCCAGCATATCGACTGCGGTGTGGAAGGCGATAAGTTCATGATCCGTACCGAGAAAAAAACGATGAAGACCAACCTTACCGTCTATATACCGGACAAAGAGTACGGCAAAATCCGCTTTAAACTGTTTAACGGCCCGGTCAGAGGGGAACATTTAAACGTAAAAGAGCTGTCCGCCAAAACGACGAACGGCGTGCTGTCGTTCTCTGCTCTCACGGCAGGAAAAGCTTCATTGGAAACTGCAAATGGACAAATCAAACTAGCCGACCATACTTGCGGAGAGATTGAAGCGGAAACCATCAATGGATTGATCGACCTTAAAGGTTCATGCGAGGCGCTTGACCTGCAGAGCTTTAACGGCAATATCGCGGCAACAGTCAAAAATCCGCACTGCCGGACGGCATATGTGAAAACAACGACTGGAAGCGTAGAGTTGAATGTTCCCCGGGACTGCGCTGTTACAGCGGAGCTGAAAAGCAATCTCGGTTCTCTGTCTCATGATCTTTCAGATGCAGAAATTTTAAAGGAAAAAAACGAGACAATCCAGAAGGAAATGTACCTAAAAGCAAATCAAAATCATGATCATAGCATGACCGTGTTTTTGGAATCGAAGACAGGATCGATCCATTTAAACCATACACAGGAGTGA
- the swrA gene encoding swarming motility protein SwrAA, producing MKRASIVREKKYYELVEQLKVRSQDVTFSATKAVGLLMLFSRYLVNYTSVESVEDINEDCAELYFNYLMDNHKRLGINLTDIKRSMQLIGDILDVEVNHYLKDFSLSNVTLWMSQEK from the coding sequence TTGAAAAGGGCAAGTATTGTGAGAGAGAAAAAATACTATGAATTAGTGGAGCAGTTAAAAGTTCGATCACAAGACGTTACGTTTTCCGCTACAAAGGCAGTAGGATTGCTTATGCTGTTCAGCAGATACCTCGTGAACTACACTTCGGTCGAAAGTGTGGAAGATATTAATGAGGATTGCGCGGAACTTTATTTCAACTACTTGATGGACAACCACAAGCGGCTCGGCATCAATCTGACCGACATCAAGCGGTCAATGCAGCTGATAGGAGATATTCTTGATGTCGAGGTCAATCATTACCTGAAAGATTTTTCTTTGTCGAATGTGACGCTTTGGATGAGCCAGGAGAAATAA
- a CDS encoding S41 family peptidase, with protein sequence MNQKIVRLIIALSLLCGLVTGAGPIPLHDVVSKASAAEEAAAKSTARNELEKIEKAYDLISNEYVEQVDREKLLEGAIQGMLSTLNDPYSVYMDKQTAKRFSDSLDSSFEGIGAEIGMEDRKIIIVSPFKQSPAEKAGLKPNDEIISIDGDSMSGMDLNDAVLKIRGKKGSTVTLKVHRPGMKDQLTFTIKRDEIPLETVFASIKKVQDKPVGYIAISSFSEHTAKDFTAELKKLEKKGIKGLVLDVRGNPGGYLQSVEDILKHFVTKDHPYIQIAERNGNKKQYFSKLKEKKPYPVSVITDKGSASASEILAGALKEAEGYDVVGDPSFGKGTVQQAVPMGDGSNIKLTLYKWLTPKGNWIHKQGIQPTVPVTQPAYFSAGPLQLKEPLKPDMNNNEIKRAQFLLKGLGFVPGREDGYYNESTKKAVMAFQAANKLKQTGIIDQKTANTMNLRIEEKKMDEKNDLQLQAALKVLFNKK encoded by the coding sequence ATGAATCAGAAGATTGTGCGGCTCATCATTGCGCTCAGCCTGTTATGCGGCTTGGTAACAGGCGCCGGCCCGATTCCGTTACATGATGTCGTTTCAAAAGCATCAGCGGCTGAAGAAGCTGCAGCCAAAAGCACCGCTAGAAACGAATTGGAGAAAATTGAGAAAGCATATGACCTGATTTCAAATGAATATGTGGAGCAGGTCGACAGGGAAAAACTGTTGGAAGGAGCCATACAGGGCATGCTTTCAACATTGAATGACCCATACTCGGTCTATATGGATAAACAGACGGCAAAGCGGTTTTCAGATTCCCTTGATTCCTCTTTTGAAGGAATCGGTGCAGAAATCGGAATGGAAGACAGAAAAATCATTATCGTTTCTCCTTTTAAACAGTCTCCGGCAGAGAAAGCCGGATTAAAGCCGAACGATGAAATCATTAGCATCGACGGCGATTCCATGAGCGGAATGGATTTGAATGACGCCGTATTAAAGATCAGAGGCAAAAAGGGATCGACGGTTACACTGAAAGTTCACCGACCCGGAATGAAAGACCAGCTGACATTTACGATTAAGCGCGATGAAATCCCGCTGGAAACGGTGTTTGCTTCCATAAAGAAAGTACAGGATAAACCTGTCGGCTATATCGCAATATCTTCCTTTTCCGAACATACGGCAAAAGATTTTACTGCTGAACTGAAAAAGCTTGAGAAAAAGGGAATAAAAGGGCTCGTTTTGGATGTAAGAGGAAATCCGGGCGGGTACTTGCAAAGCGTGGAAGACATTTTAAAACATTTTGTGACAAAAGATCATCCGTATATACAAATCGCCGAAAGAAACGGAAATAAAAAACAATACTTCTCAAAATTAAAAGAGAAAAAACCATACCCTGTGAGCGTGATCACGGACAAGGGCAGCGCTTCGGCTTCGGAAATTCTTGCAGGCGCATTAAAAGAAGCCGAGGGCTACGACGTGGTTGGCGATCCTTCCTTTGGAAAGGGAACCGTCCAGCAGGCGGTGCCGATGGGAGACGGTAGCAATATTAAGCTGACGCTGTACAAATGGCTGACACCTAAAGGAAATTGGATCCATAAGCAGGGCATTCAGCCGACCGTTCCAGTCACGCAGCCTGCATATTTCTCGGCGGGGCCTTTACAGCTGAAAGAACCCCTCAAGCCGGATATGAACAACAATGAAATTAAGCGGGCGCAGTTCCTGCTGAAAGGACTCGGGTTTGTCCCCGGCCGGGAAGACGGCTATTACAATGAAAGCACAAAAAAAGCCGTCATGGCGTTTCAGGCAGCAAACAAGCTGAAGCAAACAGGGATCATTGACCAAAAAACGGCAAATACAATGAACCTGCGGATTGAGGAGAAAAAGATGGATGAAAAGAACGATCTTCAGCTGCAAGCCGCATTAAAAGTGCTGTTTAACAAAAAGTGA
- a CDS encoding CsbA family protein, which translates to MFTKAVFALIFPFILVLFFTRVTYNHYVGIALTAALLFASYLKGYTETFFIVGLDIASLVAGSLYAAKKAGEKKEDS; encoded by the coding sequence GTGTTTACAAAAGCCGTTTTTGCACTGATATTTCCTTTTATTCTTGTCTTGTTTTTTACAAGGGTGACCTATAACCATTACGTCGGAATTGCGCTCACTGCAGCGCTGTTGTTCGCTTCATATTTAAAAGGTTATACGGAAACCTTTTTTATTGTAGGACTTGATATCGCCTCGCTCGTCGCCGGTTCGCTCTATGCGGCAAAAAAGGCGGGCGAAAAGAAGGAAGACTCATAG
- the uvrA gene encoding excinuclease ABC subunit UvrA yields MATKRIEVKGARAHNLKNIDVSIPRDQLVVLTGLSGSGKSSLAFDTIYAEGQRRYVESLSAYARQFLGQMDKPDVDAIEGLSPAISIDQKTTSRNPRSTVGTVTEIYDYLRLLFARIGKPVCPVHGIEITSQTIEQMTDRILDYPERTKIQVLAPIVSGRKGSHVKVLEQIRKQGYVRVRIDGEMNDLSEDIELEKNKKHSIEVVVDRIVIKEGVTARLTDSLETALRLGEGRVIIDVIGQEELLFSEHHACPHCGFSIGELEPRMFSFNSPFGACPSCDGLGSKLEVDVELVIPNDELSLKENAIAPWEPQSSQYYPKLLEAVCSHYGIDMDIPVRDLPKHHLEKILYGSGGEQIYFRYENDFGQVRENYIEFEGVIRNIERRYKETSSDYVRELMEKYMANQPCPSCKGYRLKKESLAVLINGLHIGKITEMSVANALQFFRELDLSEKDMKIANLILREIEERLGFLNNVGLDYLTLSRAAGTLSGGEAQRIRLATQIGSRLTGVLYILDEPSIGLHQRDNDRLIETLKNMRDIGNTLIVVEHDEDTMLAADYLIDIGPGAGVHGGEVISAGTPEEVMNDDQSLTGQYLSGKKFIPLPAERRKPDNRFIEVKGAKENNLKNVSVKFPLGVFTAVTGVSGSGKSTLVNEILHKTLAQKLHRAKTKPGEYKEIKGIEHLDKVIDIDQSPIGRTPRSNPATYTGVFDDIRDVFAQTNEAKVRGYKKGRFSFNVKGGRCEACKGDGIIKIEMHFLPDVYVPCEVCHGKRYNRETLQVTYKGKNISDVLEMTVENAVQFFENIPKIKRKLQTLYDVGLGYITLGQPATTLSGGEAQRVKLASELHRRSTGRSLYILDEPTTGLHVDDIARLLAVLQRLVDNGDTVLVIEHNLDIIKAADYLIDLGPEGGDGGGMIVAAGPPEEVVKVEGSYTGRYLKPIIERDKNRMKKRLQEKEAVRP; encoded by the coding sequence ATGGCAACGAAACGAATTGAGGTGAAAGGTGCAAGGGCCCATAACCTGAAAAATATCGATGTCTCTATTCCGAGGGATCAGCTTGTCGTTTTGACAGGTCTTTCGGGATCAGGGAAATCATCCCTTGCGTTCGATACGATATATGCAGAGGGGCAGCGGCGCTATGTCGAGTCTCTCTCCGCATATGCCCGCCAGTTTTTAGGACAGATGGACAAACCCGACGTCGATGCGATTGAAGGCCTGTCGCCGGCGATCAGCATCGATCAGAAAACAACGAGCCGGAACCCCCGGTCGACAGTCGGAACGGTGACGGAAATCTACGATTATCTCCGGCTGCTGTTTGCCAGAATCGGAAAGCCGGTTTGCCCTGTTCACGGCATTGAAATTACCTCGCAAACGATCGAACAGATGACGGACAGAATTTTGGATTATCCCGAGCGGACGAAGATCCAGGTGCTTGCGCCGATCGTCTCGGGAAGAAAAGGATCGCACGTGAAAGTGCTCGAACAAATCAGAAAACAAGGCTATGTGAGAGTCCGGATCGACGGCGAAATGAACGACCTCTCAGAGGACATCGAGCTCGAAAAGAATAAAAAGCATTCGATCGAAGTCGTCGTCGACCGCATCGTCATAAAAGAAGGCGTAACCGCCCGTCTCACAGACTCGCTCGAAACGGCGCTCCGCCTCGGCGAAGGCCGTGTGATCATCGACGTGATCGGGCAGGAAGAGCTGCTGTTCAGCGAGCACCATGCCTGTCCGCACTGCGGTTTTTCAATTGGGGAACTGGAGCCGAGGATGTTTTCTTTCAACAGCCCGTTCGGCGCATGTCCGAGCTGCGACGGCCTCGGGTCCAAGCTGGAAGTCGATGTAGAGCTCGTCATTCCAAACGATGAGCTGTCTCTAAAGGAGAATGCGATTGCACCTTGGGAACCGCAGAGCTCCCAATATTATCCGAAGCTGCTTGAAGCGGTATGCAGCCACTATGGAATCGATATGGATATTCCGGTCAGAGACCTGCCGAAGCACCACCTTGAGAAAATCCTCTACGGCAGCGGAGGCGAGCAGATTTATTTCAGATATGAAAACGACTTCGGACAAGTCCGGGAAAACTACATTGAGTTCGAAGGCGTCATCCGCAATATCGAAAGGCGCTATAAAGAAACCAGCTCGGATTATGTTCGTGAACTGATGGAAAAATATATGGCTAATCAGCCGTGCCCTTCATGCAAAGGCTACCGTCTGAAAAAGGAATCCCTCGCCGTGCTGATTAACGGCCTTCACATCGGTAAGATAACCGAAATGTCGGTAGCTAACGCCCTTCAATTTTTCCGTGAACTTGATCTTTCAGAAAAAGACATGAAGATCGCCAACCTCATTTTGCGGGAGATTGAAGAAAGGCTCGGATTCTTGAACAATGTCGGGCTTGACTATTTGACGCTCAGCCGCGCAGCCGGCACTCTGTCGGGGGGAGAAGCGCAGCGGATCAGGCTTGCAACGCAAATCGGCTCAAGGCTGACCGGTGTCCTTTACATCCTTGATGAGCCGTCAATCGGTCTTCATCAACGCGATAACGACCGCCTGATTGAGACGCTCAAAAACATGAGGGATATCGGAAACACATTGATCGTCGTCGAGCATGACGAGGATACAATGCTTGCCGCCGATTATTTAATCGATATCGGGCCCGGCGCGGGTGTACACGGGGGAGAAGTAATCTCCGCCGGAACGCCGGAAGAAGTGATGAACGATGATCAATCTCTGACAGGGCAATATCTTTCAGGGAAAAAATTCATTCCTCTTCCTGCCGAGAGAAGAAAGCCTGACAACCGCTTTATCGAGGTAAAAGGGGCAAAGGAAAACAACTTGAAAAATGTTTCCGTGAAATTTCCGCTCGGCGTGTTCACAGCTGTTACCGGGGTATCGGGATCAGGGAAAAGCACGCTCGTTAATGAAATTCTCCACAAAACGCTGGCTCAGAAGCTGCATCGGGCTAAGACGAAACCGGGAGAATACAAAGAAATAAAAGGAATCGAGCACCTCGATAAAGTGATCGATATTGACCAGTCTCCGATCGGCCGGACGCCGAGGTCAAATCCGGCCACATATACCGGCGTGTTCGATGACATCCGCGACGTGTTTGCCCAGACGAATGAAGCGAAAGTCAGAGGATACAAGAAAGGGCGCTTCAGCTTTAACGTCAAAGGCGGACGCTGTGAGGCCTGCAAAGGCGACGGAATCATTAAAATCGAGATGCACTTCCTGCCCGATGTATACGTTCCTTGTGAGGTTTGCCACGGAAAGAGATACAACCGTGAAACGCTTCAGGTTACGTACAAAGGCAAAAATATCTCTGACGTGCTTGAGATGACGGTCGAGAATGCCGTTCAATTTTTTGAGAACATCCCGAAAATCAAGCGCAAGCTGCAGACCCTCTATGATGTCGGTCTTGGCTATATTACGCTCGGACAGCCGGCTACAACGCTTTCCGGGGGAGAAGCGCAGCGGGTCAAATTGGCATCTGAACTTCACCGCCGTTCAACGGGAAGATCCCTTTATATTTTGGACGAGCCGACGACAGGACTGCACGTCGATGATATCGCAAGGCTTTTGGCCGTTCTGCAGCGCCTGGTCGACAATGGAGATACAGTGCTTGTAATCGAACACAATCTAGATATTATAAAAGCGGCTGATTATTTGATCGACTTGGGTCCTGAAGGCGGAGACGGCGGGGGAATGATCGTGGCTGCCGGACCTCCCGAAGAAGTCGTGAAAGTCGAAGGGTCATATACCGGCCGTTATTTAAAACCGATCATTGAACGCGACAAAAACAGAATGAAGAAGCGGCTTCAAGAAAAAGAAGCTGTCAGACCGTAA
- a CDS encoding DUF5316 domain-containing protein: MKRAFLAGAFVCLIAVLVSAAAGDWTLIFKVSGAAGLGAILLSALCSGVFVSGDRFRGNHDAETKEHGEWNSKLANALAIFAMPNLLAAGISFFFAF; this comes from the coding sequence ATGAAAAGGGCTTTTCTCGCAGGTGCTTTCGTTTGTTTAATAGCTGTATTGGTTTCGGCTGCGGCCGGGGATTGGACGCTGATTTTCAAAGTTTCGGGAGCAGCCGGCCTAGGCGCGATTCTGTTGTCTGCTTTATGTTCGGGCGTATTTGTCAGCGGTGACCGGTTCAGGGGAAATCACGATGCAGAAACGAAAGAGCACGGGGAGTGGAACAGCAAGCTGGCAAACGCTCTCGCCATTTTCGCCATGCCAAACCTCCTGGCCGCCGGAATATCGTTCTTTTTCGCCTTTTAA
- a CDS encoding PspC domain-containing protein — MKRLFRSETDRKIAGVVGGLAEYLNMDASLLRIITVLLFIFSTGVPVLLIYIVWVFLVPNEGDVNR, encoded by the coding sequence ATGAAAAGGCTATTTCGATCCGAAACAGACAGAAAGATTGCCGGGGTCGTCGGAGGTCTTGCTGAATATTTAAATATGGATGCGTCATTGCTGAGAATCATTACGGTTCTATTATTTATATTTTCGACCGGAGTTCCCGTCCTGCTGATTTATATTGTCTGGGTATTCCTTGTGCCGAATGAAGGAGACGTCAACAGATGA